The following are encoded together in the Clostridium sp. 'White wine YQ' genome:
- the mfd gene encoding transcription-repair coupling factor, translated as MRLRGIMEPLESSDKFKEVIKNLDSNTTPVGVYGLGDSGKSYFINGVYENYHKSILVVTHSDMEAKNLYEDLSLFHMNVFYLPAKEVVFYNIDAISGDLRWERLKVFKEMLNNKKKIVVTSIENLASLYTPKELYESHFVKLKISDEYDLKELTTLLVESGYEAVEIVEGKGQFSLRGGILDVFPIQYGTPYRIEFFGDEIESIRSFNLETQRSVSKVDEIEIFPAKEVVLDKVALERSIRNIESEFNEVKNKRKKEKEVCEKLDSIVRNNIELLKETWTFETIESYMPFLYENPWSLFQYTNDYLVVMDDTQRCKGRLESLYYEFGENYTSFLSRGDILPSQGKLLIEEDILYNALEDKELITIDALAKGREYLRPLAINNFTQLTLHEYQGQLDFLIEDIKDKKQKGFKTLILSGTRSRGERLVDTLRDRGIESSYRDEVKEVQFGEVVITFGNLLKGFEYPELRLCVISDKEVFGEAKRKISRKPSKQKGVGKIKSFGELKPGDYVVHVNHGIGVYKGIKQIEVSGHTRDYLDILYDKGDKLYVPVDQLDMIQKYIGSEGKSPKINKLGGTEWQKAKAKVRNSINDIAEELVKLYAARATLRGHIYSKDTQWQRQFEDEFPFEETPDQLTSLEEIKKDMESDKPMDRLLCGDVGYGKTEVAIRAAFKAVMDGKQVAFLVPTTILAEQHYNNMRKRFSDFPIKIDMISRFRTAKKQKETLKALKEGNVDILIGTHRLVSKDISFKDLGLLIVDEEQRFGVTQKEKIKNLKKNVDVLTLSATPIPRTLHMSLTGVRDISVIETPPEERYPIQTYVVEHNDQLVRDAILRELNRGGQAFFVYNRVEDIEKMAKYLMDLIPEAKVTIAHGQMTERELEKEMIAFMNKEYDILLCTTIIETGIDIPNVNTMIVYDSDKMGLSQLYQLRGRVGRSNRIAYAYFVYKKDKILTEVAEKRLKALKDFTELGSGFKIAMRDLEIRGAGNMMGSAQHGHMASVGYDLYCRMLEDTIKLIKGEIDQEPIETTVDIKVDAFISENYIEDEIQKIEVYKKIAAIENQEDYDDIKEELNDRYSKIPSEIFNLMDIAYIKSKAKILGVEEVKEKDNKVLFIFQGRDRVKLDIYKALLDNYKNKIYINLGEKPTFAYKISEGKKETLLEEIKELLNKVV; from the coding sequence ATGAGATTAAGAGGTATTATGGAACCTCTAGAATCTTCCGACAAATTTAAAGAAGTTATTAAAAACTTAGATTCAAATACTACTCCAGTGGGAGTGTATGGTTTGGGCGATTCTGGTAAAAGCTATTTTATTAATGGTGTTTATGAAAATTACCATAAATCTATTTTAGTTGTAACGCATTCGGATATGGAGGCGAAAAATCTGTATGAAGATCTTTCCCTGTTCCATATGAATGTGTTTTATTTGCCTGCAAAAGAAGTGGTTTTTTATAATATTGATGCTATTTCCGGGGACTTGAGATGGGAAAGACTTAAAGTATTTAAGGAAATGTTAAATAATAAGAAAAAGATAGTAGTCACATCTATAGAGAACTTGGCATCCTTGTATACACCAAAAGAACTTTATGAAAGTCATTTTGTAAAATTAAAAATTTCAGATGAATATGACTTAAAAGAACTTACAACATTATTAGTTGAAAGTGGCTATGAAGCTGTGGAAATAGTTGAAGGAAAAGGACAGTTTTCTTTAAGAGGTGGAATATTAGATGTGTTTCCGATTCAATATGGAACACCATATAGAATAGAGTTTTTTGGAGATGAAATAGAGTCAATAAGAAGCTTTAACTTAGAAACTCAGAGAAGTGTTTCTAAGGTTGATGAAATTGAAATTTTTCCAGCTAAAGAAGTGGTCTTAGATAAAGTAGCATTAGAAAGATCTATTCGTAATATCGAAAGTGAATTTAATGAGGTTAAGAATAAAAGAAAAAAAGAAAAAGAGGTATGTGAAAAACTAGATTCGATAGTTAGAAATAATATTGAGCTTCTAAAGGAAACTTGGACATTCGAGACTATAGAAAGTTATATGCCTTTTTTATATGAGAATCCTTGGAGTTTATTTCAGTATACTAATGATTATTTAGTTGTTATGGATGATACCCAAAGGTGTAAAGGTAGATTAGAAAGTCTATATTATGAGTTTGGTGAAAATTATACTTCGTTTTTATCAAGAGGGGATATACTCCCCTCTCAAGGAAAACTTTTAATAGAGGAAGATATTCTTTATAATGCGCTAGAAGATAAAGAATTAATAACTATAGATGCTTTAGCTAAAGGCAGGGAGTATCTTAGACCTCTTGCAATAAATAATTTTACACAACTAACACTTCATGAATATCAAGGACAATTGGATTTTTTAATTGAAGATATAAAAGATAAAAAACAAAAAGGTTTTAAAACCTTAATATTATCAGGAACAAGAAGCAGAGGGGAAAGACTGGTAGATACTTTAAGAGATAGAGGAATTGAGAGCTCTTATAGGGATGAGGTTAAAGAAGTTCAATTTGGAGAAGTAGTTATTACCTTTGGTAATCTCCTTAAGGGGTTTGAATATCCTGAATTAAGATTATGTGTAATTTCAGATAAAGAAGTATTTGGTGAAGCAAAAAGAAAGATTTCTAGAAAGCCTTCAAAGCAAAAAGGTGTAGGAAAGATAAAGAGTTTTGGAGAACTAAAACCTGGTGACTATGTTGTTCACGTAAATCATGGTATTGGTGTATATAAAGGAATCAAACAGATAGAGGTTTCTGGTCATACAAGGGATTACTTAGATATTTTATATGATAAAGGTGATAAGCTATATGTTCCTGTTGATCAATTAGACATGATTCAGAAATATATAGGAAGTGAAGGTAAGTCTCCTAAAATAAATAAATTAGGTGGTACCGAGTGGCAAAAGGCAAAGGCTAAGGTAAGAAATTCTATAAATGATATTGCTGAAGAATTGGTGAAACTATATGCAGCAAGGGCTACATTAAGAGGACATATTTATTCTAAAGATACTCAATGGCAAAGACAATTTGAGGATGAATTTCCATTTGAAGAGACACCAGATCAGCTAACATCATTAGAAGAAATTAAGAAGGATATGGAATCTGATAAACCTATGGATAGACTTCTATGTGGGGATGTTGGTTATGGAAAAACAGAGGTAGCAATTAGAGCAGCCTTTAAAGCTGTTATGGATGGGAAACAGGTAGCATTTTTAGTACCAACAACAATTTTGGCAGAACAACATTATAATAACATGAGAAAGAGATTTTCTGATTTCCCAATTAAGATTGACATGATAAGTAGATTTAGAACAGCTAAAAAGCAAAAAGAAACTTTGAAGGCATTAAAAGAAGGAAATGTAGATATATTAATTGGAACCCATAGGCTCGTATCCAAAGATATTTCTTTCAAAGATTTAGGTTTACTGATAGTAGACGAAGAGCAAAGATTTGGAGTTACTCAAAAAGAAAAAATAAAGAATTTAAAAAAGAATGTTGATGTTTTAACCTTAAGCGCAACTCCGATTCCAAGAACACTTCATATGTCATTAACAGGCGTAAGAGACATTTCGGTAATAGAGACACCACCAGAGGAAAGATACCCTATACAAACCTATGTAGTTGAACATAACGACCAATTAGTAAGAGATGCAATATTAAGAGAACTAAATAGAGGTGGGCAAGCGTTTTTTGTTTATAACAGAGTTGAAGATATTGAAAAGATGGCTAAATACTTAATGGATTTGATACCTGAAGCAAAAGTTACAATTGCTCATGGGCAAATGACTGAACGAGAGCTTGAAAAAGAAATGATTGCCTTTATGAATAAAGAATATGATATATTACTCTGTACAACTATCATAGAGACTGGGATAGATATTCCTAATGTAAATACCATGATAGTTTATGATTCTGACAAAATGGGATTGTCTCAACTATATCAGCTTAGAGGTAGAGTAGGTAGAAGTAACAGAATAGCTTATGCATATTTTGTATATAAAAAAGATAAAATCCTTACAGAAGTCGCTGAAAAGAGATTAAAAGCATTGAAGGATTTTACAGAATTGGGTTCTGGATTTAAAATAGCCATGAGAGATTTAGAAATCAGGGGAGCTGGAAATATGATGGGATCAGCTCAACATGGTCACATGGCATCTGTTGGTTATGATTTGTATTGTAGAATGCTTGAAGATACAATTAAATTAATTAAAGGTGAAATAGATCAAGAGCCAATTGAAACAACAGTAGATATTAAGGTGGATGCATTTATTTCAGAGAATTATATTGAAGACGAAATTCAGAAAATTGAAGTCTACAAAAAAATTGCAGCTATTGAAAATCAAGAAGATTATGATGATATAAAAGAAGAGCTGAATGATAGATATTCAAAAATTCCATCAGAAATATTTAATTTGATGGACATAGCGTATATAAAAAGCAAAGCAAAAATTCTTGGAGTTGAAGAGGTAAAAGAAAAAGATAACAAGGTATTATTTATTTTCCAAGGTAGAGATAGAGTAAAACTAGATATATATAAAGCTTTACTAGATAATTACAAAAATAAAATTTATATTAACCTTGGAGAAAAACCGACATTTGCTTACAAAATAAGTGAAGGTAAAAAGGAAACTTTATTAGAAGAAATAAAAGAATTGTTGAATAAAGTTGTTTAA
- the pth gene encoding aminoacyl-tRNA hydrolase, which translates to MYLIVGLGNPGSEYKGTRHNIGFEVIDNLAEKNNININKKKFKAEYGEGNIAGEKVILLKPTTYMNLSGESIREVINFYKISSEQIIVIYDDISLAVGRLRIRGKGSAGGHNGIKSIITNLGSDVFPRIKVGVGQPKGDLVSHVLGKFSKEEQEMLRKVISAAGESAEEIIKSGEVEAMNKYNSFSL; encoded by the coding sequence ATGTATTTAATTGTGGGGCTTGGAAATCCAGGAAGTGAGTATAAAGGAACAAGACATAATATAGGGTTTGAAGTTATAGATAATTTAGCAGAAAAAAATAATATTAATATTAACAAAAAAAAGTTTAAAGCAGAATATGGAGAAGGTAATATAGCGGGTGAAAAAGTTATTTTGCTTAAGCCTACTACATATATGAATCTTAGCGGGGAGAGTATAAGAGAGGTAATAAACTTTTATAAAATTTCCAGTGAGCAGATTATAGTAATATATGATGATATTAGCTTGGCTGTTGGAAGGCTAAGAATAAGGGGTAAAGGAAGTGCTGGAGGACATAACGGAATAAAAAGTATTATAACAAATTTAGGTAGTGATGTTTTTCCAAGAATTAAGGTAGGGGTAGGACAACCTAAAGGAGATTTAGTTTCTCATGTCTTAGGTAAGTTCTCAAAAGAGGAACAAGAGATGTTGAGAAAGGTTATAAGTGCTGCTGGAGAGTCAGCAGAAGAAATAATTAAAAGCGGAGAAGTTGAAGCTATGAATAAGTATAATAGCTTTTCACTATAG
- a CDS encoding S1C family serine protease has translation MLNNNEKKDDIDVSEKRDEGKVSISVKKNKRKIFLKVFALGTFLVLLSVITGVITSQIIINKKIKELGLNTIYGNDYVSYENVLNNIYLSKVIKKTSVSLVTISDNKENLNTNKSFTDRATGVIIDSRGYIATSFSSIKNLKSIYVGLSSPGTKPMQGKFIGKYEPLDIAIIKIEGTGYTACELDKDDKTAVGDRVVSIGHPLSASEVGFASFGVVTSNRIEIAINHDEEAEKTFNSIQSSTIITKDNNGGPLCNLDGEVIGISSLEFQKEHGENNLSVIVGGSELVSIIEAIIDTGNADKIKLGFIGGSIRSEDGKTYEGVYVESVMQDSDIAKAGIGPTDIIKEVGGEKIKTIEDLDKIIKKYNVGDNISCKILRSGQLVDINLTL, from the coding sequence ATGCTAAATAATAATGAAAAAAAAGATGATATTGATGTAAGTGAAAAAAGAGATGAAGGAAAAGTATCTATAAGTGTAAAAAAGAACAAACGTAAGATTTTTCTAAAGGTATTTGCACTGGGGACTTTTCTCGTTTTATTGTCAGTAATTACAGGCGTAATAACATCTCAGATTATTATAAATAAGAAAATAAAAGAATTAGGCTTGAACACTATTTATGGAAATGATTATGTTTCTTATGAAAATGTTTTGAATAATATTTATCTTTCCAAAGTAATAAAGAAAACCTCCGTATCATTAGTTACTATAAGTGACAATAAGGAGAACTTGAATACAAATAAGTCATTTACAGATAGAGCAACAGGAGTGATTATAGACTCTCGAGGATATATAGCAACTAGTTTTAGCTCTATTAAAAATTTAAAGAGCATATATGTTGGGCTTTCTTCACCAGGAACCAAACCAATGCAAGGTAAGTTTATAGGAAAGTATGAGCCTTTAGACATTGCAATTATTAAGATTGAAGGAACAGGATATACTGCTTGTGAGCTAGACAAAGATGACAAAACTGCTGTGGGAGATCGTGTTGTTTCAATTGGACACCCTCTAAGTGCCAGTGAAGTAGGGTTTGCTAGTTTTGGAGTAGTAACATCAAATAGAATCGAAATAGCAATAAATCATGATGAAGAAGCTGAGAAAACATTTAATTCCATTCAAAGTAGTACTATAATAACGAAGGATAATAATGGTGGACCATTATGTAATTTAGACGGGGAAGTAATAGGAATTAGTTCGTTGGAATTCCAAAAGGAGCATGGTGAGAATAATTTATCTGTGATAGTTGGGGGAAGTGAGCTAGTTTCAATAATAGAGGCAATAATAGATACAGGAAATGCGGATAAGATAAAGTTGGGTTTTATTGGTGGGAGTATAAGGTCTGAGGATGGAAAAACTTATGAAGGAGTTTATGTAGAAAGTGTTATGCAAGATAGTGACATAGCAAAAGCAGGTATTGGACCTACTGATATAATTAAAGAAGTAGGCGGAGAAAAAATAAAAACTATTGAAGATTTAGATAAGATTATTAAAAAATATAATGTTGGAGATAATATAAGCTGTAAGATTTTAAGAAGCGGACAGCTAGTAGATATAAATTTAACTCTTTAA
- a CDS encoding sensor histidine kinase — protein MKRESLVSKLLIAVTGIVALSFIIIAASLSFWFEGYFFDRRKSLLDNQAQLISSTSIDYLSNKQNSLASLNNVMNYVSGSLSIDILLADNMGYVYAVSDKSYESLKYTKLQVENMDELKAGKAVEVKDPKERFSDSSEYVYYKPIISKGNFYGFIVMVTPLEQIRAPLNKVYLVIWFSAVIAIASSVVVIYLLAQNILIRPLAEINAVSKRIAKGEVGQRVIIRSNDEIGELGESFNIMADSLEKVDNNRREFISNVSHELRSPITSIKGFIAGILDGVITKDKENQYLKIVYDEIQRLTRLINKLLDMSAMEEGKVELEISEVEVNSLITRVVMNLENKALDKKLKVDVVFEEKRIFALADRDRLIQVVTNVVDNAIKYSYSGGNIKIYTKVKLNKIYISIYNDGPTISKEDLNNIWQRFYKADKSRTNKLSTGLGLPIVRQIITQHGNDIWVQNSEDGKGVIFTFTLSRAT, from the coding sequence TTTGGTTTGAGGGATATTTTTTTGATAGAAGAAAAAGCCTTTTAGACAATCAGGCTCAGTTAATTTCATCAACATCAATTGATTACTTATCAAATAAGCAAAATTCATTAGCTTCATTAAATAATGTAATGAATTATGTTAGCGGAAGCCTCTCTATAGATATTCTTTTAGCTGATAATATGGGGTATGTATATGCTGTGTCTGATAAAAGCTACGAATCTTTAAAATATACAAAGCTTCAAGTAGAAAATATGGATGAACTTAAGGCAGGTAAAGCAGTTGAGGTAAAGGATCCTAAAGAGAGATTTTCAGACTCGTCAGAATATGTATATTATAAACCTATAATAAGCAAAGGAAACTTTTATGGATTTATTGTAATGGTAACCCCACTAGAGCAGATTAGGGCTCCACTCAATAAAGTTTATCTTGTTATATGGTTTTCAGCTGTTATTGCTATTGCATCATCTGTAGTGGTGATTTATTTGCTTGCTCAAAATATTCTAATTAGGCCTTTAGCAGAAATAAATGCAGTTTCAAAAAGAATAGCTAAGGGAGAAGTTGGTCAAAGAGTAATAATTAGATCAAATGATGAAATAGGGGAATTGGGAGAGTCATTTAATATAATGGCAGATTCTCTTGAGAAGGTAGATAATAATAGAAGAGAGTTTATCTCAAACGTTTCTCATGAGTTAAGATCTCCAATTACGTCAATAAAAGGATTTATAGCAGGAATACTAGATGGAGTTATTACTAAAGATAAAGAAAATCAATATTTAAAAATTGTTTATGATGAAATTCAGAGATTAACAAGGTTAATAAATAAACTATTAGATATGTCAGCCATGGAAGAAGGAAAGGTAGAATTAGAAATAAGTGAAGTAGAAGTAAATAGTTTAATTACAAGAGTTGTTATGAATTTGGAAAATAAAGCATTAGATAAAAAGTTAAAGGTAGATGTGGTTTTTGAAGAAAAACGCATTTTTGCCTTAGCTGATAGGGATAGGCTAATTCAAGTAGTGACTAATGTAGTTGATAATGCTATTAAATATTCATATTCAGGCGGAAATATCAAAATATATACTAAGGTTAAATTGAATAAGATATATATAAGTATATATAATGATGGACCAACTATTTCTAAAGAAGACTTGAATAATATTTGGCAGAGGTTCTATAAGGCTGATAAATCGAGAACTAATAAACTTAGTACAGGGTTAGGACTTCCTATAGTAAGACAAATCATTACTCAGCACGGTAATGATATATGGGTTCAAAATAGTGAAGATGGAAAAGGAGTAATTTTTACTTTTACTTTGTCCAGAGCTACCTAA